From Pagrus major chromosome 9, Pma_NU_1.0, the proteins below share one genomic window:
- the rab20 gene encoding ras-related protein Rab-20, translating to MPEMSKMKKPDVKVVLLGDMNVGKTSLLHRYTERKFKDTISTVGGAFYLKQWGPYNISIWDTAGREQFHGLGSMYCRGAAAVILTYDVTNWQSLAELEERFLSLTDTANHDCIYAIVGNKADLTDPKAQLSLDSDVAPEDQTECEEERTEPQVLSACPTPPASPASLSGVMLHKQVAHEDAAAFYGRILRYKGLDEKSSLPAEKMCFETSAKTGYNVDALFEALFDLVLPSILRKRNENQESPTVDLEDCRGASSKRSRCC from the exons ATGCCCGAGATGTCGAAGATGAAGAAGCCCGACGTGAAGGTCGTCCTGCTGGGAGACATGAACGTGGGGAAGACGTCGCTGCTCCACAGGTACACGGAGAGGAAGTTCAAAGACACCATCAGCACCGTCGGAGGGGCGTTTTACCTCAAACAGTGGGGACCTTACAACATCTCGATATGGGACACAGCTG GCCGTGAACAGTTCCATGGGCTGGGCTCGATGTACTGTCGGGGTGCAGCCGCTGTCATCCTCACTTATGATGTCACCAACTGGCAGAGCCTGGCTGAGCTGGAGGAGCGCTTCCTGTCCCTGACTGATACTGCTAACCATGACTGCATTTACGCCATTGTGGGCAACAAGGCCGATCTCACAGACCCTAAAGCCCAGCTGTCCCTGGACTCTGATGTGGCGCCTGAAGACCAAACGGAGTGTGAGGAAGAGAGGACTGAGCCACAGGTGCTGTCTGCCTGCCCCACACCCCCAGCCTCCCCCGCGTCCCTCTCGGGGGTGATGCTGCACAAACAGGTTGCCCACGAGGATGCAGCAGCCTTTTATGGGAGAATCTTGCGCTACAAGGGCCTGGACGAGAAGAGCAGCCTGCCCGCAGAGAAGATGTGCTTCGAGACGAGTGCCAAGACAGGCTACAACGTGGATGCCCTGTTTGAGGCGTTGTTCGACCTGGTGCTGCCTTCCATCCTGAGGAAGAGGAACGAGAACCAGGAGTCTCCTACGGTGGACCTGGAGGACTGCAGGGGGGCCAGCAGCAAGCGGAGCAGATGCTGCTAG